A portion of the Lolium rigidum isolate FL_2022 chromosome 1, APGP_CSIRO_Lrig_0.1, whole genome shotgun sequence genome contains these proteins:
- the LOC124673654 gene encoding xyloglucan O-acetyltransferase 3-like encodes MAPLPHSPSSGGSPRSLKRSSSGSEWSAVVQRNIKSSLLLLLVISAAFAFSILYSSRGLTVGTTASSGETLTQRPLHVALDVSRRMPGDVEAPGDNNVSPEQDISLPSANSSSSSSAAAAAAAAPNTAYEQNAGVQLEEKCDISRGKWVREPNGPVYTNLTCPMLPDFKNCQKFGKDPGHLFWRWQPDGCELPRFVPERFLDVVRGKRLAFIGDSLARNQMDSLLCLLSQAETPTEVHTDAFDKFGTWHFPAHDFTLMVMWTEFYAHAVPVAGADGKPTATFDIHLDRLGAEWTSHLPGLDYAVISGGNWFFRVNYLWEGGRRVGCVNCGRDANLTDVGVPYAVRRVVRAAVEGIAQCRDCKSSLITFLRTYSPDHFEHGSWFSGGTCDRKAPLEEGEVSMGSIGWELRRVQSEEVRRVRKSGGKRFGVLDVTKAMMMRADGHPGAHFDSRWMRNGSDCLHWCLPGPVDMWNGVLLQRLAEISPPSTAR; translated from the exons ATGGCTCCACTTCCTCACTCTCCTTCCTCGGGTGGCAGCCCGAGATcgctgaagaggagcagcagcggcagcgaGTGGAGCGCGGTGGTGCAGAGGAACATCAAGTcctcgctgctgctgctcctggtgATCTCCGCCGCATTCGCCTTCTCCATCCTCTACTCGTCCCGTGGCTTGACCGTTGGGACGACGGCATCGAGCGGCGAGACGCTGACGCAGAGGCCCCTTCACGTAGCCCTCGACGTCAGCCGTCGGATGCCTGGAGATGTCGAAGCGCCTGGAGACAACAATGTTTCACCTGAACAGGACATCTCCCTGCCATCGGCgaactcatcatcatcatcatcagctgctgctgctgctgctgctgcaccgAACACAGCTTATGAACAAAATGCTG GTGTGCAGCTTGAGGAGAAGTGCGACATTTCGAGAGGGAAATGGGTGAGGGAGCCGAATGGCCCGGTGTACACCAACCTGACGTGCCCGATGCTTCCGGACTTCAAGAACTGCCAGAAGTTCGGCAAGGACCCCGGCCACCTCTTCTGGCGGTGGCAGCCCGACGGGTGCGAGCTGCCGCGGTTCGTGCCGGAGCGGTTCCTCGACGTCGTCCGCGGGAAGCGGCTGGCCTTCATCGGCGACTCGCTGGCGCGCAACCAGATGGACTCCCTGCTCTGCCTCCTGTCCCAGGCCGAGACGCCCACGGAGGTGCACACGGACGCGTTCGACAAGTTCGGGACGTGGCACTTCCCGGCGCACGACTTCACGCTCATGGTGATGTGGACGGAGTTCTACGCGCACGCGGTGCCCGTCGCCGGCGCCGACGGGAAGCCCACggccaccttcgacatccacctcgACAGGCTGGGCGCGGAGTGGACGAGCCACCTCCCGGGGCTGGACTACGCCGTCATCTCCGGCGGCAACTGGTTCTTCCGGGTCAACTACCTCTGGGAGGGCGGGCGGCGCGTCGGCTGCGTCAACTGCGGCCGCGACGCGAACCTCACCGACGTCGGGGTCCCCTACGCCGTGCGGCGCGTGGTGAGGGCGGCGGTGGAGGGCATTGCGCAGTGCAGGGATTGCAAGAGCAGCCTTATTACTTTCCTGCGCACCTACTCGCCGGACCACTTCGAGCACGGCTCGTGGTTCAGCGGCGGCACCTGCGACAGGAAGGCGCCGCTGGAGGAAGGGGAGGTGAGCATGGGGAGCATCGGGTGGGAGCTGCGGAGGGTGCAGAGCGAGGAGGTGAGGCGGGTGAGGAAGAGCGGGGGCAAGAGGTTCGGGGTGCTGGACGTGACCAAGGCCATGATGATGCGCGCCGACGGCCATCCCGGCGCGCACTTCGACAGCAGGTGGATGAGGAACGGCAGCGACTGCCTGCACTGGTGCCTGCCGGGGCCCGTCGACATGTGGAACGGCGTGCTGCTACAGAGGCTCGCCGAGATCTCGCCGCCGTCCACGGCGCGGTGA